One genomic region from Dermacentor albipictus isolate Rhodes 1998 colony unplaced genomic scaffold, USDA_Dalb.pri_finalv2 scaffold_13, whole genome shotgun sequence encodes:
- the LOC139051612 gene encoding uncharacterized protein isoform X2, which translates to MALLQRVVHAVNELNRKVAVTTPSPQTAVQKAAMAFQACEDLVVKNHSSMDAVRHMLVEAGLFAPPVWTGPHDMVNASCSLETRWHMAPLITFKLERNASLLALAPSMWAKKHFARRSHRLPQEADFDALHKFFASSYPGSRAAVGSQFSTDDMTSAQLLGLDNRITLELGGELLQPEEYEGRELYDHVTVGSFVPGIYGQVWRLLLHACLDHTGPLVYTVYHAAFVRKVLSLPTRIGAPAAQQYLRWYVIETLAANYHGPWMVEMAGSKERALLHQQFKCHRILLKYAGRAFVAPYVRNFFTEAVERDLRTLHRDLTDAYEYLLQALRPLVPTFSFGAYDEHHGHDSQKNGTISVNRGPFEIVEKSSDAYLDDAYQNFSDMSADSFENWLRLKAGFSHSDRDKVTFPQVYSKRLEPMFYEFVESGGPNSVKDFRLLPDVIAVPFYHAEAPLVFKLGSLASLMSSALLSLVVDKGFVDRENVSWAGQAYNQSHPVSECARRVVQALEQGSEATTRLLEVAALRHVLKARVREEDAAAFLAGVPQMSGPQLKYAIWCYLQCGEVRGRHRCNAPLREHPSFANVFACPAAAPMRNAATCAATILAERL; encoded by the coding sequence ATGGCACTGCTGCAGCGAGTGGTTCACGCCGTGAATGAGCTGAACAGGAAGGTCGCAGTCACCACACCTTCACCACAGACAGCAGTGCAGAAAGCAGCCATGGCTTTTCAGGCCTGCGAAGACCTGGTCGTCAAAAACCACAGTTCCATGGATGCCGTACGACACATGCTCGTGGAAGCCGGTCTCTTCGCTCCGCCGGTGTGGACTGGCCCGCACGACATGGTCAATGCCTCCTGCTCACTGGAAACCCGCTGGCATATGGCACCTCTCATCACGTTCAAACTCGAGAGGAATGCCTCGTTGCTCGCCCTGGCTCCGAGTATGTGGGCGAAGAAGCATTTCGCTCGCAGGTCTCATCGACTGCCGCAAGAGGCCGACTTCGACGCGCTGCACAAGTTCTTCGCATCGAGTTACCCAGGTTCGCGTGCCGCGGTCGGCTCACAGTTTTCTACCGACGACATGACCTCGGCACAACTCTTAGGCCTAGACAACCGAATTACGCTAGAGCTAGGCGGCGAGCTCCTGCAGCCCGAGGAGTACGAAGGCAGAGAGCTCTATGACCACGTTACAGTCGGTTCTTTTGTGCCGGGAATCTACGGGCAAGTGTGGCGGCTGCTTCTGCACGCCTGCTTGGACCACACCGGTCCCCTCGTGTACACCGTGTACCACGCAGCTTTCGTCCGAAAGGTGCTCTCCTTACCTACAAGGATCGGAGCACCCGCGGCACAGCAGTACCTAAGGTGGTACGTTATCGAGACGCTGGCAGCGAACTACCATGGACCTTGGATGGTCGAGATGGCCGGAAGTAAAGAACGCGCCCTACTGCATCAGCAATTCAAATGCCACCGTATCCTGCTGAAGTACGCAGGGCGGGCGTTTGTGGCACCGTACGTGCGGAACTTCTTTACCGAAGCTGTCGAGCGCGACCTGAGAACGCTGCACCGTGATCTCACGGACGCCTACGAGTACCTTTTGCAGGCACTCAGGCCGTTGGTTCCGACATTCAGCTTCGGGGCTTACGACGAACACCATGGCCACGACAGTCAGAAGAATGGGACCATCAGCGTGAACAGAGGACCTTTCGAGATTGTGGAGAAGTCGAGTGATGCCTACCTCGATGACGCATACCAAAACTTCAGCGACATGTCCGCTGATAGCTTCGAGAATTGGCTCCGACTCAAAGCGGGTTTCAGTCATTCCGACAGAGACAAAGTCACTTTTCCCCAAGTTTACTCGAAACGGCTCGAACCGATGTTTTATGAATTTGTTGAGAGCGGTGGCCCCAACAGCGTAAAGGACTTCCGCTTGCTTCCAGACGTGATCGCCGTTCCTTTCTACCACGCTGAGGCACCGCTCGTCTTTAAGCTCGGAAGCCTGGCGTCGTTGATGTCGTCCGCGCTACTGTCCCTGGTGGTGGACAAGGGATTCGTTGATCGGGAAAACGTTTCGTGGGCAGGACAAGCCTACAACCAGAGCCATCCTGTTAGCGAATGTGCCCGGCGCGTCGTTCAAGCACTGGAACAAGGGTCCGAGGCGACGACCCGCCTGCTAGAAGTGGCGGCCCTCCGGCATGTCCTCAAGGCGCGCGTGCGAGAAGAAGACGCGGCAGCCTTCTTAGCGGGTGTGCCCCAGATGTCTGGTCCTCAGCTGAAATACGCCATCTGGTGCTACCTGCAGTGCGGCGAGGTGCGAGGCCGCCACCGGTGCAATGCACCACTCAGAGAGCATCCGTCGTTTGCCAACGTTTTCGCATGTCCGGCCGCCGCGCCCATGAGGAATGCTGCCACCTGCGCGGCTACTATTCTTGCTGAACGCTTGTAA